The segment AAAGGGTCGTGAGCCGATCGCTCCATGCCGGTCCGCCGGCCCAGCCCAGGATCAGGAGAGTGGCGGCGATGGACCGACGATTCGACTCCGACCGAGACGCGAAGGATCGCGATCGGGCCGGCCAGGGGATTGAGTCTTCCGTGCTTCCCAGCCGGATCGACGCCCGATCGGCCTGCTTCAAGGGGCTCCAGCAAGGCCGAGGCCTCGTGCTCTTGACCGGCGAGGCCGGCTCGGGCAAAACCTGGCTGTGCAAGCACCTGGCCGGATCGTGCCCGCAGCTTGGCCGCTGGCTGGTGCTCGACGCCGCCCCCTCGGATTCCGGGTTGGATCTGCTCCGGCGCATCTTGCGAGGGCTCGGCCGTCGCGACGCCGCCTCGGTGCTCGACCCCCGCTCCGAACTGACCGATGAGCTGATCGAGCAAGCCGAAGAGGGCCGCCGCTGGGTCCTGGTGCTCGACGAGGCGCAGAATGCCTCCGACACCGTGCTTGAGGAGTTCCGCCTCCTCTCGAACCGGCTCGGACAGCCCGACGGCGTCGCCGGCCTCGTTCTGGTGGGCCGAACCAGCCTGGTGCTCCGGCTGCGGAGCCGGTCCTGGGAATCGCTCCAGGCCCGACTGGCGGTCCACGCCCAGCTCGGCCCGATCGACGCCGAGGAAGCGCGAATGCTCCTGGAACGCTCCTTGGCCGATCGCTCCTGGACCCGAGAGACGATCGAAACGCTGCACGCCCGAGCCGTCGGAAACCCAGGCCGGTTGCTCCGCCTGGCCGATCGCCTGGCCCCCGCCGTGCGATCCGAGCCCAACGCGGTCGCCGCTCGCCCGGCCTCCAGCGTGCCGACTCCGTCGATCCCCGCCCTCGATCGCGAGTCTCCCCGCCACTGGTCTCTCGCTCCTCGAATCACCTCCTTCGACCGCTCGCCCGAGCCCATCACCGAGCCTGAGGCCGAATCCGAGCCCGACACTCCCTGCTGCAATCCCCCCCGGCTGGGCGAGGCTCGGCCCCCGCTTCGGTTCGAAGACGGGGTGATCGAGGTCGGCTGGGCCGATGCCGACGATTCCCCGGCCAACGATTTCCCGGCCGAGACCGCCGTCGCCGACGCGCTCGCCTCGTCACCCGGCCGTGCCGAGTCGTTGCTCGACGCTTACGACGCGATCGAACTTGGCCTGTCGTCGTTGTCGGAGGTGGTCGAATCGCCCCCCCCGCCCATCGAGCCCTCGACCGTGGCGATTGACGATCGCTACGCCGCCATCCAGGCTCAATCGCAATGGGTTCGCGCCCTGGAAGCGGCCCGAGCCCCCGTCCCGCCCTCGACCGGCGATGCCGCCGGTCAGGACGACTCCTCCGACCACTCCCGAGCCTCGTGCCTTTGCGAGGGCGACGGTGAGATCGGTGCAGACGACCGGCAAGAGCAACGGGATTGGTCCTCCGTTCGCCCCTCGGGCCAGGTCCGCGCGGAATCGGGTCAGGAGTTCGCCCCCTATAGCCGACTCTTTTCCCAGTTGAATTCCGCCAACGAGCCGGAGTAACTGGCCCCGGCCCCAAGCAGGAATGTCGGGCGATTCTCGGGAAATGGCTCAAACGTGCCTGGACCGATCGCCGATTGAGGATTACCAATGAGACGCGAATTCCCGCCCCTCACCGGGCGGGATCGCCGGGAGGGCAGGTGCCGTCGCGCGTTGCCAACGATTGATGCTCCCGTGCCCCCCACTTCCCGAGGGGGGACCTCGCGCACGGTGGTCCTGGCGAGCGGTTCGGATTCAACTCCGGATGCGCGGCCTGGGCCTGCAAAGGCGGCACCTGCCCGTTCCCGAACTGTGTCTCCATTTCAACCGGGCGGTTCGCCCGGGCATTCCGGATAGCCTTGGATGTTCCGAGCCGTGAAAAGGTCCCGGTCCCTCTCGTAAGGTGCCGTCGCGTCTTCGAAGACGCACCGATCCTTTGCCAGGATGTTGCGGTTTGTCTTCGGAGGTGCTGTCGTCCCCCTGGGATTCGGACAGAGTGGACTGAAATTCCGGTTCGGTTCTGCTAGGCTAGTCCGATGGTAGGGGATGCGTGCTGATGCCCGTGACCGCCCCGTTGCGACCTTCGTTCCGATCGGCCCTGAGCAGGCGCCGGTCGGTTTCGCCCCGTCCCGGATGTGTCGTGAGCGACGCCCTTGATCTCGCCACCGAACCCTCGACCTCGCCCCCTCGGCTGGCCGTTTCGCTGGCCACCTACAACGAGGCCGACAATCTCGTCCCCCTCGTCCGGGCGATCCGCAAGTACGCGCCCCACGCCTCGATCCTCATCATCGACGACAATTCTCCCGACGGCACCGGCCGCGTCGCCGATCAGCTTTGCCAGCAGTTGCCCGACATTCACGTTCTGCACCGAACCGGCAAGCTCGGCCTGGGCACGGCAATTCTCGAAGCCATGCGCTTTGCCATCCGGGGCCACTACGACCAGCTCTTGAACCTCGACGCCGACTTCAGCCATCCGCCCCGGTTCATTCCCGACCTGCTCGCCGGCATGGATCGCCACGACGTGATGATCGGCTCGCGCTACGTCCCCGGCGGCGGGGTCGAAAGCTCGCTGTTCAACACCAAGCGCAAGCTGATGAGCTGGGCGATCAACACCTACGCCCGCGTCTTGCTTGGCCTCTCCTCCCGCGATAACAGCGGTTCCTATCGCTGCTACCGCGTCTCGAAGCTCGCGGAGATGGACCTCGACCAGGTCAAATCACGCGGCTATTCGTTCATGGAAGAGATCCTCTACTGGTGCCGGCTCGTCGGCTGCACCATCGGCGAGACCCCCATCATCTTCGAGGACCGCCGCGCCGGCAAATCGAAGATCAACACCCTCGAAGTCCTCCGCGCCCTCGACGTCATCCTCCGCCTCGGCCTCACCCGCCCCTTCCGCCGCCGACCCTCGAAGGCTCGTCCTCCCGCCGTCAGGGCCTGAGATTCCCTCTCGTCCCCCTTGCGTCCGAGCCCTCTCAACCCTCAACCCTCGCCCCCGTTCACGGGGGAGAGGGTGGCCGCAGGCAATAGTGTTCGGCACGGGATTTTCCGCGGGACGTGAGTTGCTATGATGGAGGTTCTCCGCGGGTGGCCCGGACAACTCGTTGTCCGGGCGGCGAAGCCGCAAGAGGCGTCAGTCGAGCCAGCCGACCGGCACGCCGACGCTATGCCCTTGCTTATAGTACCGGGCCGAACTCCAGGGCCAATCGCACGGGCGAGCGACCAGGCCGGCACGCACCGGGTTCTGGTGCATGTAGGCGAGCTTCTCCTCGAACTTGTGCTCTGAGTAGAGGTTGAAGCCGTAGTAACGGGGTTGCCAGATCGGCTCCGACAGGTCAAAAGCCTGGGCGTACGCAGTCATCCCGATGCGCAGGAAGCGCTTGATCTGCACGGAACTACGTTGCTTCCACTGCTTCATGAAGTGGGATAGCTGGTCGACATCCGGGAACCAGAGGATCGCATGCACGTGGTCGGGCATGACGACAAAGCCGACACAACGGCCGTGCTGCAATGACAGTTGCGAGGCGAGGACCCCGAGGACGATCCGCTTGGGCCGGTCTTGGTCGAGAAACCGACGGCGTCGATAGCACGAGAAGGTCACGAAGTGGGCGTGCCTGTCTCGGTCGTAGATACGCCTTGTGGCCATGCGATGAGCCTACGATTGGCCCGCCCGGACCTCAAGCCTCTCGTCGCTGCGCGACCCGGACAACACGTTGTCCGGGCCACCCAATGGATGAAGACCATTGACGGAAGCCCTTGCCAGTTGTGGGATACCCCAACTGGCGTTTCGATCACCTCGTCGGCGCGCAGGGATAACATCTCCAGCGAGGCTCGGACCGGGGCCGGGGCGGTTGCCTTCCGGCAGGCTTAGCCTGCGTCGCGCTCTCGGACGGTCAGATAAACTTCCTGGCACG is part of the Tautonia marina genome and harbors:
- a CDS encoding ExeA family protein produces the protein MDRRFDSDRDAKDRDRAGQGIESSVLPSRIDARSACFKGLQQGRGLVLLTGEAGSGKTWLCKHLAGSCPQLGRWLVLDAAPSDSGLDLLRRILRGLGRRDAASVLDPRSELTDELIEQAEEGRRWVLVLDEAQNASDTVLEEFRLLSNRLGQPDGVAGLVLVGRTSLVLRLRSRSWESLQARLAVHAQLGPIDAEEARMLLERSLADRSWTRETIETLHARAVGNPGRLLRLADRLAPAVRSEPNAVAARPASSVPTPSIPALDRESPRHWSLAPRITSFDRSPEPITEPEAESEPDTPCCNPPRLGEARPPLRFEDGVIEVGWADADDSPANDFPAETAVADALASSPGRAESLLDAYDAIELGLSSLSEVVESPPPPIEPSTVAIDDRYAAIQAQSQWVRALEAARAPVPPSTGDAAGQDDSSDHSRASCLCEGDGEIGADDRQEQRDWSSVRPSGQVRAESGQEFAPYSRLFSQLNSANEPE
- a CDS encoding polyprenol monophosphomannose synthase is translated as MSDALDLATEPSTSPPRLAVSLATYNEADNLVPLVRAIRKYAPHASILIIDDNSPDGTGRVADQLCQQLPDIHVLHRTGKLGLGTAILEAMRFAIRGHYDQLLNLDADFSHPPRFIPDLLAGMDRHDVMIGSRYVPGGGVESSLFNTKRKLMSWAINTYARVLLGLSSRDNSGSYRCYRVSKLAEMDLDQVKSRGYSFMEEILYWCRLVGCTIGETPIIFEDRRAGKSKINTLEVLRALDVILRLGLTRPFRRRPSKARPPAVRA
- a CDS encoding REP-associated tyrosine transposase; its protein translation is MATRRIYDRDRHAHFVTFSCYRRRRFLDQDRPKRIVLGVLASQLSLQHGRCVGFVVMPDHVHAILWFPDVDQLSHFMKQWKQRSSVQIKRFLRIGMTAYAQAFDLSEPIWQPRYYGFNLYSEHKFEEKLAYMHQNPVRAGLVARPCDWPWSSARYYKQGHSVGVPVGWLD